Proteins co-encoded in one Nitratireductor kimnyeongensis genomic window:
- a CDS encoding Lrp/AsnC family transcriptional regulator, with the protein MLKLDDRDLKILGILQREGRISKAALAERVNLTPAPCWERLKRLEKAGIITGYRAEVALAKLAPHIAVFMAAELSGHRAEDFQRFERSVQDIEEITGCWAVGGGFDYILQIIARDIDTYQRLVDRLLEMNVGLARYFTYIVTKPVKQPGAFPLGVLVNTDETAQKE; encoded by the coding sequence ATGCTCAAGCTCGACGATCGCGATCTCAAGATTCTCGGTATCCTTCAAAGGGAAGGCCGCATCTCCAAGGCGGCGCTGGCCGAACGCGTGAACCTCACGCCTGCCCCCTGCTGGGAGCGGCTGAAACGCCTCGAAAAGGCGGGCATCATCACCGGCTACCGCGCCGAAGTGGCGCTGGCGAAGCTCGCCCCGCACATCGCCGTTTTCATGGCCGCGGAGCTTTCTGGCCACCGCGCGGAAGATTTTCAGCGATTCGAGCGCAGCGTGCAGGACATCGAAGAAATTACTGGCTGCTGGGCCGTCGGCGGCGGTTTCGACTATATCCTGCAGATCATCGCCCGCGATATCGACACCTATCAGCGGCTGGTCGACCGGCTTCTTGAGATGAATGTGGGTCTTGCGCGCTATTTCACCTACATCGTCACCAAGCCGGTGAAACAGCCGGGCGCGTTTCCGCTCGGCGTTCTGGTGAACACCGACGAGACGGCGCAGAAGGAATAG
- a CDS encoding GntR family transcriptional regulator, protein MTGDARARFERIYTLLRERICLLDYPPGMRLREEDLAEEFDTSRTPIRRVLARLEDEGYLRSVHGVGTIVTDIDIASLEQVYRLRVELSELLGKLSPVPPDEDAKRAFAAMKTRCEALVGTPSQRAFAQLNMDFFHLLMTLTENEPLQEFSERLYYQTTRIWLKRAAGEDGTEETLASEIGFFLREVSDIAAAVACGALESVGQIRRAHVAMSFARLKARAGEEAEADPV, encoded by the coding sequence ATGACAGGCGACGCACGCGCGAGGTTTGAGCGGATCTACACGCTTTTGCGCGAACGCATCTGTCTGCTCGACTATCCGCCGGGCATGCGGTTGCGCGAAGAGGACCTCGCCGAGGAATTCGACACCAGCCGTACACCGATCCGCCGGGTTCTGGCGCGGCTTGAAGACGAAGGCTATCTGCGCTCTGTTCACGGCGTGGGCACCATCGTCACGGATATCGACATAGCCTCGCTGGAACAGGTCTACCGGCTGCGGGTAGAGCTTTCCGAATTGCTCGGCAAGCTCTCGCCAGTGCCACCTGATGAAGACGCCAAACGCGCCTTCGCTGCCATGAAGACGCGCTGCGAGGCTTTGGTCGGAACCCCAAGCCAGCGCGCCTTCGCGCAGCTCAACATGGATTTTTTCCATCTTTTGATGACGCTGACGGAAAACGAGCCGCTGCAGGAGTTTTCCGAGCGGCTCTATTATCAGACCACGCGGATCTGGCTGAAACGTGCGGCCGGCGAGGACGGCACGGAAGAAACGCTTGCCAGCGAGATCGGATTTTTCCTGCGCGAGGTTTCCGACATTGCCGCAGCCGTGGCCTGCGGGGCGCTGGAAAGCGTCGGGCAAATCCGCCGCGCCCATGTCGCCATGAGTTTTGCCCGGCTGAAGGCCAGGGCGGGAGAAGAGGCGGAGGCTGACCCGGTTTAG
- the doeA gene encoding ectoine hydrolase DoeA (DoeA (degradation of ectoine A) is also called EutD (ectoine utilization D).), with protein MPATEMPFSAQEYAARLDKTRNAMEAQGIDVLFVEDPSNMAWLTGYDGWSFYVHQGVIVFKDADPIWWGRSMDGNGAVRTVYMDDDRVLRYPDHYVQANTLHPMQHLAEILRAHGFGNKRIGVELENYYFSAKAYLVLKEELPNATFVDATALVNWQRAVKSEEEIVFMRRAARISEKMIDGIVERIEPGLKKNDLVAEIYADAIRGVDDDWGEYPAIVPLLPTGSDAAAPHLTWDGRRFEQGHATFFEIAGCYRRYHAPLCRTVFLGTPPQHMLDAEKALVEGIEAGLEIARPGNRAGQIADALYGALERAGITRDGRCGYPIGISYPPDWGERTISLRREDETILEAGMTFHFMPGLWMADWGLEITESILITEDGPAEALCRRPRELIVKT; from the coding sequence ATGCCAGCAACCGAAATGCCCTTCAGCGCGCAGGAATATGCCGCTCGTCTCGACAAGACCCGCAACGCCATGGAGGCGCAGGGTATTGACGTCCTGTTCGTGGAAGATCCATCCAACATGGCCTGGCTGACGGGCTATGACGGGTGGTCGTTCTACGTTCATCAGGGGGTGATCGTCTTCAAGGATGCCGATCCGATCTGGTGGGGCCGGTCGATGGACGGGAACGGCGCCGTACGCACAGTCTATATGGATGACGACCGGGTGCTGCGCTATCCCGACCACTATGTGCAGGCCAACACGCTGCATCCGATGCAGCATCTGGCCGAAATTCTGCGTGCCCATGGCTTTGGCAACAAGCGGATCGGCGTGGAGCTGGAGAACTATTATTTTTCCGCCAAGGCTTATCTGGTCCTGAAGGAAGAACTGCCCAACGCCACCTTTGTGGACGCGACGGCACTGGTGAACTGGCAGCGGGCGGTGAAATCCGAAGAGGAAATCGTCTTCATGCGCCGTGCGGCGCGAATTTCGGAAAAGATGATCGACGGCATTGTCGAACGCATCGAGCCGGGCCTGAAGAAAAACGATCTGGTGGCCGAGATCTATGCCGACGCGATCCGCGGCGTCGATGATGACTGGGGCGAATATCCGGCCATCGTGCCGCTACTGCCGACGGGCTCCGATGCCGCCGCACCGCATCTGACCTGGGATGGGCGCCGCTTCGAGCAGGGGCACGCGACCTTCTTCGAGATCGCCGGCTGCTATCGCCGCTATCACGCTCCGCTATGCCGCACCGTGTTTCTCGGCACGCCGCCGCAGCACATGCTGGATGCGGAAAAGGCGCTGGTGGAAGGCATTGAGGCGGGGCTTGAGATCGCACGTCCGGGCAATCGCGCAGGCCAGATCGCCGATGCGCTCTATGGCGCGCTGGAGCGGGCCGGTATCACGCGGGACGGGCGCTGCGGTTATCCGATTGGCATTTCCTACCCGCCCGACTGGGGCGAGCGCACAATCTCGCTGCGCCGCGAGGACGAGACAATTCTGGAAGCGGGCATGACGTTCCATTTCATGCCGGGCCTGTGGATGGCCGACTGGGGGCTGGAAATCACTGAAAGCATCCTGATCACGGAAGATGGCCCGGCCGAGGCGCTCTGCCGCCGCCCGCGCGAACTGATCGTGAAGACCTGA
- a CDS encoding fumarylacetoacetate hydrolase family protein: protein MADFVFPPASQPSVAIAGTEARFPVRRIFCVGRNYAAHAREMGHEPDREPPFFFTKPADAVVDSETVVPYPSLTRDLHHEIEMVVAIGKGGSDIDPANSLDHVYGYAVGLDLTRRDLQGEAKKKGRPWDWGKAFDRSSPCGPIAPVSEIGHPSEGRVWLAVNGEIRQEGNLDELIWPVADVIALCSQAMELKAGDLIYTGTPAGVGAIQPGDQLEGGVDGIGEIAITIGEA from the coding sequence ATGGCCGATTTCGTTTTTCCGCCCGCCAGCCAGCCTTCCGTTGCCATTGCAGGCACCGAGGCACGCTTTCCCGTGCGGCGCATCTTCTGCGTGGGGCGCAACTATGCCGCCCATGCCCGGGAAATGGGCCATGAGCCGGACCGCGAGCCGCCCTTCTTCTTCACCAAACCCGCTGACGCGGTGGTCGATTCCGAAACGGTCGTTCCCTATCCCAGCCTGACAAGAGATCTTCACCATGAGATCGAAATGGTCGTCGCCATCGGCAAAGGCGGCAGCGACATTGATCCGGCCAATTCGCTCGACCACGTCTACGGCTATGCTGTCGGCCTCGATCTCACACGCCGTGATCTTCAGGGAGAAGCCAAGAAAAAAGGCCGGCCATGGGACTGGGGCAAGGCGTTCGACCGCTCGTCCCCCTGCGGTCCCATCGCGCCAGTCTCCGAGATCGGCCACCCATCCGAGGGCCGCGTGTGGCTTGCGGTCAATGGCGAGATCCGGCAGGAAGGCAATCTCGACGAGCTGATCTGGCCGGTCGCCGATGTGATTGCACTGTGCAGCCAGGCCATGGAACTGAAGGCCGGTGATCTAATCTACACCGGAACGCCTGCCGGCGTCGGTGCTATCCAGCCGGGAGATCAGCTCGAAGGCGGCGTCGACGGTATCGGTGAGATCGCCATCACCATCGGCGAGGCGTGA
- a CDS encoding cyclodeaminase produces MPHDILVLTETDLRKAVRLDLEAIDVVEEAFRALASGSVIMPPILSMDIPQVHGEVDVKTAYIPGFDGFAIKVSPGFFDNPKIGLPSLNGLMILFSAKTGLVEALLLDNGFLTDVRTAAAGAVAARHLAPSTVETAGVMGTGVQARLQMIAAHQVRPFSRLLVWGRDADKAEACAAELAESLGIDVRAETDPARLVAESQLVVTTTPAREPVLKADWLHPGLHITAMGSDQEGKNEIEPKALARADLYVADRVSQCEKLGELAAAIRAGVWHGGTPPELGDIVSGARTSRTSDDQITICDLTGTGAQDTAIATFAHARVLTAGAGTTIQS; encoded by the coding sequence ATGCCGCATGATATTCTTGTCTTGACCGAAACCGATCTGCGCAAGGCCGTTCGGCTCGACCTCGAAGCCATCGACGTGGTGGAAGAAGCCTTCCGCGCGCTTGCCTCGGGCTCCGTCATCATGCCGCCCATCCTCTCCATGGACATTCCGCAGGTTCATGGCGAGGTGGATGTGAAGACGGCCTATATTCCCGGCTTTGACGGGTTCGCCATCAAGGTCAGCCCCGGTTTTTTCGACAATCCGAAAATCGGCCTGCCGAGCCTCAACGGCCTGATGATCCTGTTCTCGGCAAAAACCGGGCTTGTGGAAGCGCTACTTCTCGACAACGGATTCCTGACCGATGTGCGCACGGCCGCCGCCGGCGCGGTCGCAGCCCGCCACCTGGCACCGTCGACGGTCGAGACCGCCGGCGTCATGGGAACCGGCGTTCAGGCCCGCCTGCAAATGATCGCCGCGCATCAGGTGCGCCCCTTCTCCCGCCTTCTCGTCTGGGGACGCGATGCGGATAAGGCAGAGGCCTGCGCCGCCGAACTGGCCGAGAGCCTTGGCATCGACGTGAGAGCTGAAACGGACCCGGCCCGCCTCGTCGCCGAAAGCCAGCTTGTTGTCACCACCACGCCGGCCCGAGAACCTGTTCTCAAGGCCGACTGGCTGCATCCGGGCCTCCACATCACCGCCATGGGCTCCGATCAGGAAGGCAAGAACGAGATCGAGCCAAAAGCCCTTGCCCGCGCCGATCTCTATGTCGCCGACCGCGTGAGCCAGTGCGAAAAACTCGGTGAACTGGCAGCCGCCATCCGCGCCGGCGTATGGCATGGCGGTACGCCACCCGAACTCGGAGACATCGTTTCTGGCGCCAGAACCAGCCGCACCAGCGATGACCAGATCACCATATGCGATCTCACCGGAACGGGCGCGCAGGACACGGCCATCGCCACCTTTGCGCACGCGCGGGTCTTGACAGCGGGGGCCGGGACGACGATCCAGAGCTGA
- the argE gene encoding acetylornithine deacetylase, with protein MRSETLEHTTRILSDLVGFPTISADSNLEMIAYASELLSALGARLSMTLDDTGHKANLFATLGPEGDGGIVLSGHSDVVPVEGQDWASDPFAVREADGKLFGRGTCDMKGFIACTLAMAPHFAELDLKRPLHFAFTYDEEVGCFGARALVEELERAEIRPSVAIIGEPTMMRIIEGHKGCFEYTTEFRGLAGHASSPERGVNAVEYAVRYISRLMALAEELKTRAHKGNRFDPPWTTLQVGTIAGGAARNVIADHCSVEWEMRPVRNEDADFVKDSIRAFVEAELKPAMQAVFEGADIVTHVIGEVDGLEPVSESEARQIVSELTGLTEAEVVAFGTEAGLFQKAGISSVICGPGSIEQAHKADEFVSLEQLDECLGMLERLCRKVS; from the coding sequence ATGCGATCCGAAACGCTGGAACACACGACGCGCATCCTGTCCGATCTGGTGGGGTTTCCCACCATTTCGGCAGACAGCAATCTGGAAATGATCGCCTATGCCAGCGAGCTTTTGAGCGCGCTCGGTGCAAGGCTTTCAATGACGCTCGACGACACCGGACACAAGGCAAACCTGTTCGCCACGCTTGGGCCGGAGGGGGATGGCGGCATCGTGCTTTCGGGCCATTCCGATGTGGTGCCGGTGGAAGGGCAGGACTGGGCGAGCGATCCGTTCGCCGTGCGTGAGGCCGATGGAAAGCTCTTTGGACGTGGCACATGCGACATGAAGGGCTTCATCGCCTGTACGCTTGCCATGGCGCCGCATTTTGCCGAACTGGATCTCAAGCGACCGCTCCATTTCGCCTTCACCTATGATGAGGAGGTGGGGTGTTTTGGCGCGCGCGCGCTGGTGGAAGAGCTGGAGAGAGCCGAAATCCGGCCCTCCGTCGCCATCATAGGCGAGCCGACCATGATGCGCATCATCGAAGGGCACAAGGGCTGCTTTGAATACACGACCGAGTTTCGCGGGCTCGCCGGCCATGCCTCTTCGCCTGAACGCGGCGTCAATGCGGTTGAATATGCGGTGCGCTATATTTCGCGGCTCATGGCGCTGGCCGAGGAGCTGAAGACGCGCGCGCACAAGGGCAACCGGTTCGATCCGCCCTGGACGACACTGCAGGTGGGCACGATTGCCGGTGGTGCGGCGCGCAACGTGATCGCCGACCACTGTTCCGTGGAATGGGAAATGCGTCCGGTGCGCAATGAGGATGCGGATTTCGTGAAAGACAGCATCCGCGCTTTTGTGGAAGCCGAGCTGAAACCGGCCATGCAGGCGGTGTTCGAGGGTGCCGACATCGTGACCCATGTGATCGGCGAGGTGGACGGACTGGAGCCGGTGAGTGAATCGGAGGCACGCCAGATCGTGTCGGAGCTGACCGGCCTCACCGAGGCGGAAGTGGTGGCGTTCGGCACGGAAGCGGGGCTCTTCCAGAAAGCCGGGATTTCCTCCGTCATCTGTGGGCCGGGCTCCATCGAACAGGCGCACAAGGCAGATGAGTTCGTCTCGCTGGAACAGCTCGATGAATGCCTTGGCATGCTTGAACGGCTGTGCAGGAAGGTGAGCTGA
- the eutB gene encoding hydroxyectoine utilization dehydratase EutB, with translation MSIRATLALADILAARLRIKGTATLDTPLPPSPFLSRLTGDDVLLKLEIGQASGAFKLRGAANAVLALPDDATGVACCSTGNHGRAVAYAARARGLRAVICMSNLVPEAKIAGIRALGAEARIIGASQDEAQVESRRLVDEEGFCEISPFDDLAVIAGQGTIGLELLEQRPDLETVLIPLSGGGLAGGIAFALKTIKPSIRVIGITMERGAAMHASLAAGKPTAVTEVASLADSLGGGIGLENHHSFELCRNHLDDVVLVSEEEIYRAMQAHYFEDRLVCEGASAVGAAALMAGKVSKSIGPTATLITGRNVDMRVFTDIVCGRDIALGDTIIKGAPHAA, from the coding sequence ATGAGCATCAGGGCCACACTCGCGCTGGCAGACATTCTGGCCGCTCGCCTGCGCATCAAAGGCACTGCCACGCTCGACACGCCTCTCCCGCCATCTCCTTTTCTCAGCCGGCTTACCGGTGACGATGTCCTTCTCAAGCTGGAAATCGGTCAGGCCAGCGGCGCGTTCAAGCTGCGCGGAGCCGCCAATGCTGTGCTCGCCCTGCCGGACGATGCCACCGGGGTCGCCTGCTGCTCGACCGGCAATCATGGGCGCGCCGTCGCCTATGCCGCTCGCGCCCGCGGCCTGCGCGCCGTCATCTGCATGTCTAATCTCGTGCCGGAGGCGAAAATCGCCGGCATCAGGGCGCTCGGGGCCGAGGCCCGCATCATCGGCGCGAGCCAGGATGAAGCGCAGGTCGAAAGCCGCCGCCTCGTCGATGAAGAGGGTTTTTGCGAAATCTCGCCCTTTGACGATCTGGCCGTGATCGCTGGCCAGGGCACGATCGGACTTGAACTTCTGGAACAGAGGCCGGATCTTGAGACCGTGCTTATCCCGCTTTCGGGCGGCGGGCTCGCCGGCGGCATCGCCTTCGCGCTGAAGACGATCAAACCTTCCATCCGCGTCATAGGCATAACCATGGAGCGGGGTGCAGCCATGCACGCCTCGCTCGCAGCGGGAAAACCCACCGCTGTCACCGAAGTGGCAAGCCTTGCCGATTCGCTCGGCGGCGGCATCGGGCTCGAAAACCACCATTCCTTCGAACTGTGCCGTAATCATCTCGATGATGTCGTGCTTGTCTCTGAAGAAGAGATTTATCGCGCCATGCAGGCGCATTACTTCGAAGATCGGCTGGTGTGCGAAGGGGCAAGCGCGGTCGGTGCCGCCGCCCTGATGGCCGGCAAGGTCTCCAAAAGCATCGGCCCCACCGCCACGCTCATCACCGGCCGCAATGTCGACATGCGGGTCTTCACCGACATTGTCTGTGGCCGCGACATCGCGCTCGGCGACACGATCATCAAGGGAGCGCCCCATGCCGCATGA
- a CDS encoding carbohydrate kinase family protein: MRAGRSGRVLSVGRLYCDLIFTELPKMPTLGEEVFAGGLSIKPGGGAFITAAYVAALGRPVSLASALPSGPFAAALMKELEASGVDLSASQPMPDTLDPQITVAMTSGTERAFLTRRAGPAVPETFAQAIASGDFAHLHIGELATLVEAPFLIEQARGAGLSISLDCSWDDAVLARDDLAALIGAVDIFLPNETEAQRLAISPGKKPPAPLTIVKRGPEGSIAITAETTVSMPTQPVNVIDSTGAGDAFNAGFIDAWLSGKSLEQCLAAGNRCGAEAVMRVGGATDLPDLSALAKEAS, translated from the coding sequence ATGCGGGCCGGACGGTCGGGCCGCGTCCTGAGCGTGGGACGCCTTTATTGCGATCTCATCTTCACGGAACTGCCGAAGATGCCGACACTTGGCGAAGAGGTCTTCGCCGGTGGTCTGTCGATCAAGCCGGGCGGCGGCGCGTTCATCACGGCTGCGTATGTCGCAGCCCTCGGTCGTCCGGTCTCGCTGGCTTCCGCACTCCCCTCCGGACCGTTCGCCGCCGCATTGATGAAAGAGCTTGAGGCAAGCGGCGTCGATCTTTCGGCCTCGCAGCCCATGCCCGACACGCTCGATCCGCAGATCACCGTTGCCATGACTTCGGGCACCGAACGCGCCTTCCTCACCCGGCGCGCCGGTCCCGCCGTGCCGGAAACATTTGCGCAAGCCATCGCCAGCGGTGACTTCGCCCATCTCCATATCGGCGAGCTCGCCACGCTGGTGGAAGCCCCTTTCCTGATCGAACAGGCACGCGGTGCGGGGCTTTCCATCTCGCTCGACTGTTCCTGGGACGATGCGGTTCTTGCCCGCGACGATCTCGCCGCGCTGATCGGAGCCGTGGACATATTCCTGCCGAATGAAACCGAAGCGCAGCGGCTTGCCATTTCCCCCGGCAAGAAACCGCCCGCACCGCTTACAATCGTCAAGCGCGGGCCGGAAGGCTCCATTGCAATCACCGCCGAAACCACCGTCTCTATGCCGACACAGCCCGTCAATGTAATCGATTCCACGGGAGCCGGAGACGCGTTCAATGCCGGTTTTATCGATGCCTGGCTTTCCGGCAAGTCGCTCGAACAATGCCTTGCAGCTGGCAATCGCTGCGGGGCGGAAGCCGTCATGCGGGTTGGCGGCGCGACCGACCTGCCCGATCTGAGCGCGCTGGCAAAGGAGGCCTCCTAA
- a CDS encoding aspartate aminotransferase family protein, whose product MLKNDQLDQWDREAFFHPSTHLAQHARGESANRIVTGGKGVYIEDRDGKKLLDAFAGLYCVNVGYGRTEIADAIAEQAKELAYYHAYVGHGTEASIKLAKMIVDRAPENMSKVYFGLGGSDANETNVKLIWYYNNILGRPEKKKIISRWRGYHGSGLMTGSLTGLELFHKKFDLPLAQVVHTEAPYYYRRPDLAMSEEQFTAHCVAELEALIEREGADTIAAFIGEPVLGTGGIVPPPAGYWVAIQKVLRKHDILLVADEVVTGFGRLGSMFGSIHYDMEPDLITIAKGLTSAYAPLSGSIVGKKMWDVLERGTDENGPIGHGWTYSAHPIGAAAGIANLELVDKLGLVKNAGETGAYFVNAMRDAIGDHAHVGEVRGEGLLCAVEFVKERESRQFFDASDKIGPQMAAALLEQGVIGRAMPQGDILGFAPPLCLTREEADTIVDATAQAVKSVFKG is encoded by the coding sequence CTGTTGAAGAACGACCAACTCGACCAGTGGGACCGCGAGGCCTTCTTCCATCCCTCGACCCATCTGGCCCAGCATGCGCGCGGCGAAAGCGCAAACCGCATCGTGACCGGCGGCAAAGGCGTCTATATCGAGGACCGTGACGGCAAGAAGCTGCTCGATGCCTTTGCCGGCCTTTATTGCGTCAATGTCGGCTATGGCCGCACCGAAATTGCAGACGCCATTGCCGAGCAGGCCAAGGAGCTTGCCTATTACCACGCCTATGTGGGCCATGGCACGGAGGCCTCCATCAAGCTTGCCAAGATGATCGTCGACCGTGCACCGGAAAACATGTCCAAGGTCTATTTCGGCCTTGGTGGTTCCGACGCCAACGAAACCAACGTCAAGCTGATCTGGTACTACAACAACATTCTCGGCCGCCCCGAGAAGAAAAAGATCATCTCGCGCTGGCGCGGTTATCATGGCTCCGGCCTGATGACGGGCTCGCTCACCGGGCTTGAGCTGTTCCACAAAAAGTTCGACCTGCCGCTTGCCCAGGTGGTCCACACCGAAGCGCCCTATTACTATCGCCGCCCCGACCTCGCCATGAGCGAGGAGCAGTTCACCGCCCATTGCGTGGCCGAACTCGAAGCGCTGATCGAGCGCGAAGGCGCGGACACGATCGCCGCCTTCATCGGTGAGCCTGTGCTTGGCACGGGCGGCATCGTGCCGCCACCGGCCGGATACTGGGTCGCGATCCAGAAGGTTCTGCGTAAGCACGACATCCTGCTCGTCGCAGACGAGGTGGTGACCGGCTTTGGTCGCCTCGGCTCCATGTTCGGCTCCATTCACTACGACATGGAACCCGACCTCATCACCATCGCCAAGGGCCTCACCTCTGCCTATGCGCCGCTTTCCGGCTCCATCGTTGGCAAGAAGATGTGGGACGTGCTCGAGCGCGGCACGGATGAAAACGGCCCCATCGGCCATGGCTGGACCTATTCGGCCCATCCCATCGGTGCGGCTGCCGGCATTGCCAATCTCGAACTGGTCGACAAGCTCGGCCTCGTCAAGAACGCCGGCGAGACGGGCGCATATTTCGTCAACGCCATGCGTGACGCCATCGGCGACCATGCCCATGTCGGCGAAGTGCGCGGCGAAGGCCTGCTGTGCGCCGTCGAGTTCGTGAAGGAGCGTGAGAGCCGCCAGTTCTTCGACGCGTCCGACAAGATTGGCCCGCAGATGGCCGCAGCCCTTCTTGAACAGGGCGTCATCGGCCGCGCCATGCCGCAGGGCGACATTCTGGGCTTCGCGCCCCCCCTCTGCCTGACGCGCGAAGAGGCAGACACGATCGTCGATGCCACCGCCCAAGCCGTGAAGAGCGTCTTCAAGGGCTGA
- a CDS encoding NAD-dependent succinate-semialdehyde dehydrogenase, with product MSAIAALQKTALSDLADPRLFREYAYANGHWIAAPGDPVVDVFNPADGARLGCVPALTAEQVDETIEAAHAAFPAWATLLPQERAQILMRWHDLIVAAKEDLAHLMVLEQGKPLSEARGEIDYAASFVSFYAEEAKRVSVESVASHLPGADMQVSREPVGVAALVTPWNFPSAMLTRKAAAALAAGCTVVAHPSSETPFSALALAELAERAGVPAGVFNVLTGKAAEVVGAMTASTRVRAVSFTGSTEIGRLLYAQSAPTVKRLVMELGGHAPFIAYADCDLDHAVESALSAKFATSGQDCLAANRFYIERSIYDAFVAAFARKVEELTVGNGLTDPDIGPLIHKRAVAKQKEQVADALEKGARLVTGGNVSRHGPTFFQPTVLADVPETALIFREETFGPIAAFTPFDDEADVLERANDTETGLAAYLHTRDPDRIARLSRGLEFGMVAVNRTKITGAPIPFGGVKQAGLEREGSRHGLEAFTNIKYVCRNIG from the coding sequence ATGTCCGCTATTGCAGCTCTTCAGAAAACCGCCCTTTCCGACCTCGCCGATCCGCGTCTTTTCCGCGAATACGCCTATGCGAACGGCCACTGGATCGCCGCCCCCGGCGACCCGGTCGTGGATGTCTTCAACCCGGCCGATGGCGCGCGGCTCGGCTGCGTTCCGGCACTCACCGCAGAGCAGGTTGATGAAACCATTGAAGCGGCTCACGCAGCCTTTCCGGCATGGGCCACGCTTCTGCCGCAGGAGCGCGCGCAGATCCTCATGCGCTGGCACGATCTGATCGTCGCAGCAAAAGAGGACCTCGCCCATCTCATGGTTCTCGAACAGGGCAAGCCCCTGTCGGAGGCACGCGGTGAAATCGACTACGCCGCCTCCTTCGTCTCCTTCTACGCCGAGGAAGCCAAGCGCGTTTCGGTCGAGAGCGTCGCTTCGCACCTACCGGGCGCGGACATGCAGGTTTCGCGCGAGCCGGTGGGTGTCGCAGCGCTCGTCACGCCGTGGAACTTCCCCTCCGCCATGCTCACCCGCAAGGCGGCAGCCGCCCTTGCTGCCGGTTGCACCGTGGTCGCACACCCGTCATCCGAGACGCCCTTCTCCGCACTCGCCCTTGCAGAACTTGCCGAGCGCGCCGGCGTGCCGGCTGGCGTCTTCAACGTGCTCACCGGCAAGGCCGCCGAAGTGGTCGGTGCGATGACCGCCTCAACCCGTGTGCGCGCCGTCTCATTTACCGGCTCCACCGAGATCGGCCGCCTGCTCTACGCACAGTCCGCACCGACCGTGAAACGCCTTGTCATGGAACTTGGCGGCCATGCGCCCTTCATCGCCTATGCCGATTGCGACCTCGACCACGCGGTCGAGAGCGCCCTTTCGGCCAAGTTCGCTACGTCCGGGCAGGACTGCCTTGCCGCCAACCGCTTCTATATCGAGCGCTCCATCTATGACGCCTTCGTCGCAGCCTTTGCCCGCAAGGTCGAGGAACTGACGGTCGGGAACGGCCTCACCGATCCCGATATCGGCCCGCTCATCCATAAGCGCGCGGTCGCGAAGCAGAAAGAACAGGTCGCCGATGCGCTTGAAAAAGGTGCGCGGCTCGTAACAGGCGGAAACGTGTCGCGGCACGGCCCCACCTTTTTCCAACCCACGGTTCTGGCCGATGTGCCCGAAACGGCACTCATCTTCCGCGAAGAGACATTTGGGCCGATTGCCGCCTTCACCCCCTTCGACGACGAAGCTGACGTACTCGAAAGGGCAAACGACACCGAAACCGGCCTCGCCGCCTATCTGCACACGCGGGACCCGGACCGCATCGCCCGCCTGTCACGCGGTCTCGAATTCGGCATGGTCGCCGTGAACCGCACCAAGATCACCGGCGCGCCCATCCCCTTTGGCGGGGTCAAGCAGGCCGGCCTTGAGCGCGAGGGCTCCCGCCACGGGCTGGAAGCCTTCACCAACATCAAATATGTCTGCCGCAACATCGGTTGA